The Thermosulfurimonas sp. F29 genome includes a window with the following:
- the phoU gene encoding phosphate signaling complex protein PhoU has product MSTLVDRDLQEIRNHLLEMCRLVVEMVRSAVTAFEKRDPRLAERVIEQDSRIDALDLAIDRICLETIALKHPVASDLRFVVSTLDMIRDLERLGDQAVNIAERVPRLLALPHVFTCPVDLSEMARKALRMLEEVINAFVARDTRKAREIKTWDDEVDRYKKLVIDRIVDCMEKKLEVVRVGVEYIIVAQNLERVADLATNIAEEIIYIVEGKLVKHEEIWPELPPVERPDLFGLLERHARLVIECTERLPLALEAYFQRDSGRLREISEDIIAIEREADRLKQNIRGHLPYGIITPVDKFELFLFLKEQDAVADAAEDILKWLTFKQVEVPEDIAGEILGLLEENVKTAEYLVPLIEKSKSYIERGDDVSRQDAKEIVRDIRRREHENDLLATEIKRKVFALDSDFLQVYFLLKLLDYIGEISGRTENAADLMRAMIAKA; this is encoded by the coding sequence ATGAGCACCCTCGTGGATAGGGATCTTCAGGAGATTCGCAATCATCTTCTGGAGATGTGTCGTCTGGTGGTGGAGATGGTGCGATCCGCGGTGACCGCCTTTGAGAAACGGGATCCCCGGCTGGCCGAAAGGGTCATAGAGCAGGATTCCCGCATCGACGCCCTGGATCTGGCCATAGACCGGATCTGTCTGGAGACCATCGCCCTTAAACACCCCGTGGCCAGCGATCTGCGCTTCGTGGTCTCCACCCTGGACATGATCCGGGATCTGGAACGCCTCGGGGATCAGGCGGTGAACATCGCCGAGCGGGTTCCCCGACTGCTCGCCCTGCCCCATGTGTTTACCTGTCCGGTGGACCTTTCCGAGATGGCCAGAAAGGCCCTGCGCATGCTCGAGGAGGTGATCAACGCCTTTGTGGCCCGGGATACCCGAAAGGCCAGAGAGATCAAGACCTGGGACGATGAGGTGGATCGGTACAAGAAGCTGGTCATCGACAGGATAGTGGATTGTATGGAGAAGAAACTGGAGGTGGTCCGGGTGGGGGTGGAATACATTATCGTGGCCCAGAATCTGGAACGGGTGGCGGATCTGGCCACGAACATCGCCGAGGAGATCATCTACATCGTGGAGGGTAAACTGGTCAAACACGAAGAGATCTGGCCGGAACTGCCTCCGGTGGAAAGGCCGGATCTCTTCGGATTGCTTGAGCGACACGCCCGTCTGGTGATTGAATGTACGGAGCGTTTGCCCCTGGCCCTTGAGGCCTATTTTCAGCGTGATTCCGGGAGACTTCGGGAGATTTCCGAAGACATCATAGCCATCGAAAGGGAGGCGGACCGGCTCAAACAGAACATCCGGGGGCATCTTCCCTACGGGATCATCACTCCGGTGGACAAGTTCGAGCTCTTTCTGTTTCTCAAGGAACAGGACGCCGTGGCCGACGCCGCCGAGGACATCCTCAAGTGGCTTACCTTCAAGCAGGTGGAGGTGCCGGAGGATATCGCCGGGGAAATCCTCGGGCTTCTCGAGGAAAATGTAAAGACGGCGGAATATCTGGTGCCGCTCATCGAAAAGTCCAAGAGCTACATCGAGAGGGGGGACGATGTTTCCCGGCAGGATGCCAAAGAAATTGTGAGAGACATCCGGCGTCGGGAGCATGAAAACGACCTTCTGGCCACCGAGATAAAGCGGAAGGTCTTCGCCCTTGATTCCGATTTCCTGCAGGTTTATTTTCTATTAAAACTTTTGGATTATATTGGAGAGATCTCCGGACGGACTGAAAATGCGGCGGATCTGATGCGTGCAATGATTGCCAAAGCGTAG
- the prfB gene encoding peptide chain release factor 2 (programmed frameshift), which yields MRPVTLQPSEVKAELERLEDRLFELGGVFDPDRVKARLEVLEKEIVNPGFWESPESREILKERSRLMDLLSRWKELSRRMDDLRVLFELAVEEDDEETLREVKSELSELEKILSEEELRVLLSGEHDASNAIVTIHAGAGGTEAQDWVEMLLRMYTRWAERKGFRVRVVDLLAGEEAGLKYVTFVVEGPYAYGYLKAEKGVHRLVRISPFDASGRRHTSFASVTVIPEIEENIEIEIRPEDLRIETMRASGHGGQHVNKTETAVRITHLPTGIVVTCQNERSQHLNKAMALKILKARLYELERRKLEEKKAQLMGEKKEIAWGSQIRSYVLQPYRLVKDHRTGYETGNVEAVLDGEIDPFIRAYLLARVRTERGSSGETPPEVPASGKTTEEGVRVGA from the exons ATGAGACCGGTGACCCTGCAACCCTCGGAGGTAAAGGCCGAACTCGAACGGCTTGAGGATAGACTCTTCGAGTTA GGAGGTGTCTTTGACCCGGATCGAGTTAAGGCTCGTCTGGAGGTTCTGGAAAAGGAGATAGTCAATCCGGGATTCTGGGAGTCTCCCGAATCCCGGGAGATTTTGAAGGAACGCTCCCGTCTGATGGACCTCCTATCCCGCTGGAAGGAACTCTCGCGGCGAATGGATGATCTGCGGGTTCTTTTTGAACTTGCGGTGGAGGAGGACGACGAGGAGACCCTGAGGGAGGTGAAATCCGAGCTTTCCGAGCTCGAAAAGATCCTTTCCGAGGAGGAATTGAGGGTACTTCTTTCCGGGGAGCACGATGCCTCCAACGCCATCGTTACCATTCACGCCGGGGCCGGGGGAACCGAGGCCCAGGACTGGGTGGAGATGCTTCTGCGCATGTATACCCGCTGGGCCGAGCGCAAGGGCTTCCGGGTTCGGGTGGTGGATTTGCTGGCCGGGGAGGAGGCCGGTCTAAAGTATGTGACTTTTGTGGTGGAGGGTCCTTACGCCTACGGGTACTTAAAGGCCGAGAAAGGGGTCCATCGGCTGGTGCGGATTTCTCCCTTTGACGCGAGCGGTCGCCGGCACACCTCCTTTGCCTCGGTCACCGTGATCCCGGAGATTGAGGAAAACATAGAGATCGAAATCCGTCCCGAGGATTTGCGCATAGAGACCATGCGGGCCTCCGGGCACGGCGGACAACATGTGAACAAGACCGAGACCGCGGTGCGGATAACCCATCTTCCCACCGGTATCGTGGTGACCTGTCAGAACGAACGCAGCCAGCATCTTAACAAGGCCATGGCGCTGAAGATCCTAAAGGCCCGGCTCTACGAATTAGAAAGACGCAAACTGGAGGAAAAGAAGGCCCAGCTCATGGGGGAGAAGAAGGAGATCGCCTGGGGCAGTCAGATCCGTTCCTATGTGTTACAACCTTACCGTCTGGTCAAGGATCACCGAACCGGGTACGAGACCGGGAATGTAGAGGCGGTGCTTGACGGAGAGATCGATCCCTTTATCCGGGCCTATCTTCTGGCGCGGGTTCGCACGGAAAGGGGATCTTCCGGTGAGACTCCTCCGGAGGTGCCCGCATCCGGAAAGACTACCGAAGAGGGGGTCAGAGTTGGCGCGTAA